A stretch of the Candidatus Zixiibacteriota bacterium genome encodes the following:
- a CDS encoding NADH-quinone oxidoreductase subunit C yields MLVEQIKEQLDNKRSDDFESLYIFRGDIVGIIKKERLIDLCRFLKDNPNLKFNFLSMITAADYLGKNKKRFEVVYSLYSIEQHHRIMLKIACDKNEEIPSLTAIWDTANFQEREVYDMFGIRFSNHPNLTRILMDDDWVGHPQRKDFPLTYEAPEFSHNRGNVELDDKSPDREIF; encoded by the coding sequence ATGTTAGTTGAACAGATAAAAGAACAATTAGATAATAAACGCAGCGATGATTTCGAATCGCTGTACATCTTTCGCGGCGATATTGTCGGCATAATAAAAAAAGAACGGCTAATCGACCTCTGCCGGTTTCTCAAAGATAATCCCAATCTGAAGTTCAATTTCCTGTCTATGATAACCGCAGCTGATTATCTCGGCAAAAATAAAAAACGGTTCGAAGTAGTTTATTCGCTCTATTCAATCGAACAGCACCACCGTATAATGCTAAAAATAGCCTGCGATAAAAATGAGGAAATACCCAGCCTGACAGCTATATGGGATACCGCCAATTTTCAGGAACGCGAAGTGTATGATATGTTTGGCATCAGGTTTTCTAATCATCCGAACTTGACAAGAATATTAATGGATGATGATTGGGTTGGTCATCCCCAGCGCAAGGATTTCCCCTTGACCTATGAAGCGCCGGAATTCAGTCATAATCGCGGTAATGTCGAGCTTGATGACAAGTCGCCCGACCGGGAGATATTTTGA
- a CDS encoding NAD(P)H-dependent oxidoreductase subunit E — MAEPVKELLSGKSKNHLEKLKTLFPEKKSVVLPVIHTVYDQFGYINKDAVREAAKFMDIPYVYFEEAASFYTMFPLKPVGKYLIQACQNICCTLMGAEELVGYLKEKLNIEIGGTTDDGMFSLVLVECLGSCGTAPVMQINDKYYENLTKEKVDEILEKLRNSQ, encoded by the coding sequence ATGGCAGAACCAGTTAAAGAATTACTTTCAGGGAAATCGAAAAATCATTTGGAAAAACTGAAAACACTTTTCCCTGAAAAAAAGTCGGTTGTTTTGCCGGTTATTCATACTGTATATGACCAGTTTGGCTATATCAATAAGGATGCTGTCAGGGAAGCGGCTAAGTTTATGGATATTCCTTATGTCTATTTCGAGGAAGCCGCCAGTTTCTATACGATGTTTCCACTTAAGCCGGTTGGCAAGTATCTCATTCAGGCCTGTCAGAATATTTGCTGTACTCTGATGGGTGCTGAGGAGCTTGTCGGTTATCTTAAGGAGAAGCTTAATATCGAGATTGGGGGAACCACCGATGATGGTATGTTCTCCTTAGTATTAGTTGAATGTCTTGGCTCATGCGGCACAGCCCCGGTTATGCAGATTAATGATAAATATTATGAAAATCTCACTAAGGAAAAAGTTGATGAGATTCTGGAAAAACTGAGGAATAGTCAATGA
- the nuoF gene encoding NADH-quinone oxidoreductase subunit NuoF: MSFEPFLLPAIPDHEKIDVYLKHGGYTALPKALKEFKPEEVTDEVIKSGLRGRGGAGFPAGRKWSFIPKGLNKPIYLCANADESEPGTFKDRELISKHTHGLIEGMIITSYAIKCNQAFIYIRGEFADEARQLEKAISEAKDKGYLGKDILGSGFDLDITVYRGGGAYICGEETALMTSIEGGKGYPRLKPPFPAVSGLYGCPTIINNIETLSNIPHIINNGAEWFSSIGTEKSTGSKIFSVSGHVCKPGNYELPMGISLRELLYEHAGGIKNDRNLKAVIPGGSSVPILTADKIDVKMDFESLMEAGSMLGSAAVIVMDETTCIVHAAMVISRFYRHESCGQCTPCRNGTMWMYRILHRIEHGRGKPEDLDLLLDICDNIEGNTICPLGDAAVPSVRTSIKHFRDEYEYHIKNKKCLVQLGQRFE; encoded by the coding sequence ATGAGTTTCGAACCATTCTTATTGCCGGCTATTCCCGATCATGAAAAGATAGATGTCTATCTAAAGCATGGCGGCTATACCGCTTTGCCGAAAGCATTAAAGGAATTCAAACCCGAGGAGGTAACCGATGAGGTTATCAAATCCGGTTTACGCGGTCGAGGCGGCGCCGGTTTTCCAGCTGGCAGGAAATGGTCATTCATACCCAAGGGTTTAAACAAGCCGATATATCTGTGTGCTAACGCCGATGAATCGGAACCGGGCACATTTAAAGACCGCGAGCTGATAAGTAAGCATACCCATGGGCTTATTGAGGGGATGATTATCACCTCTTATGCTATTAAGTGCAATCAAGCTTTCATATATATAAGGGGCGAGTTCGCCGATGAAGCCCGTCAATTAGAGAAAGCTATTTCAGAGGCGAAAGATAAAGGGTATCTCGGCAAGGATATTCTCGGCTCGGGTTTCGATTTGGATATTACTGTCTATCGCGGCGGCGGCGCTTATATCTGCGGCGAGGAAACAGCCCTGATGACATCAATAGAGGGCGGCAAAGGCTACCCGCGATTAAAACCGCCGTTCCCGGCTGTCTCCGGTCTGTATGGCTGTCCTACAATTATCAATAATATAGAAACTTTAAGCAATATACCTCATATTATCAACAACGGCGCCGAGTGGTTTAGTTCTATCGGTACGGAAAAATCAACCGGCAGCAAAATATTCAGCGTCTCCGGGCATGTTTGCAAACCCGGCAATTATGAACTCCCGATGGGCATATCGCTTCGCGAGTTGCTTTATGAGCATGCCGGCGGCATCAAAAATGATAGAAATCTCAAAGCCGTAATTCCCGGCGGTTCATCGGTTCCGATTCTTACCGCTGATAAAATTGATGTTAAGATGGATTTCGAATCGCTTATGGAAGCCGGCTCAATGCTTGGCTCAGCCGCCGTTATCGTAATGGATGAGACTACCTGTATCGTGCATGCGGCGATGGTTATCTCGCGCTTCTACCGTCATGAATCATGCGGACAATGCACGCCCTGCCGCAACGGCACCATGTGGATGTACCGCATCCTTCATAGAATCGAGCACGGGCGCGGCAAACCGGAAGACCTCGACCTGCTTTTGGATATTTGCGATAATATTGAGGGCAATACTATCTGTCCGCTTGGCGATGCGGCTGTGCCGTCGGTGAGAACATCGATTAAGCATTTCAGAGATGAGTATGAGTATCATATCAAGAACAAAAAATGTCTCGTGCAGTTGGGACAGAGGTTTGAATAG
- a CDS encoding NADH-quinone oxidoreductase subunit D, with amino-acid sequence MLTRKTMTLNVGPQHPATHGVLRVEVELDGETVISAKPIIGYLHSGIEKNMEAKTYTQAITMTDRMDYLAPMSNNLVYVMAVEKLMGVEVPLRAQYLRVIMTELTRLNSHLVWLGTHATDIGAMTMLLYAFREREKILQVCEFVSGVRMMTTYFRIGGLAKDVPEGFDTRVKDIIDTFPAKIDEYEGLLTENKIWKNRTIGVGKISAEDAIKSGLSGPMLRASGVNWDIRKANPYCSYDKFDFEVPLGKNGDTYDRYKCRVAEMRQSLRIIRQALEGLPHGSYISKDYKIAPPPKMEALKNMEQLIHHFKFWTEGFSPPQGDVYHSIESPKGEIGCYIVSDGSNKPYRVHFRPPSFVNISALNKLVKGHMMSDLIAIIGTTDIVLGEVDR; translated from the coding sequence ATTTTGACGCGTAAAACCATGACATTGAATGTCGGGCCTCAGCATCCGGCAACGCATGGCGTTTTACGGGTCGAGGTCGAGCTTGATGGCGAGACTGTTATCAGCGCCAAGCCGATTATTGGCTACCTGCATTCCGGCATCGAAAAAAACATGGAAGCTAAAACCTATACACAGGCTATCACAATGACCGACCGCATGGATTATCTCGCTCCGATGTCCAACAATCTTGTTTATGTTATGGCGGTTGAGAAGCTGATGGGGGTAGAGGTGCCGCTTCGGGCGCAGTACTTACGGGTTATAATGACCGAATTAACCAGGCTTAATTCTCATCTTGTCTGGCTGGGCACGCATGCCACTGATATTGGCGCTATGACTATGCTGCTTTATGCTTTCCGCGAACGGGAAAAGATTCTGCAGGTGTGCGAGTTTGTTTCCGGTGTGCGAATGATGACTACTTATTTTCGTATAGGGGGACTGGCTAAGGATGTCCCGGAGGGTTTCGACACCCGGGTTAAGGATATAATTGATACATTTCCTGCGAAAATAGATGAATATGAGGGCTTGCTGACAGAAAATAAAATCTGGAAAAACAGAACTATCGGAGTCGGCAAAATATCCGCCGAGGATGCAATAAAATCAGGTTTGTCGGGACCAATGCTAAGAGCGTCCGGAGTCAATTGGGATATACGCAAGGCAAATCCATATTGCAGTTATGATAAGTTTGATTTTGAAGTGCCGCTTGGCAAAAATGGCGATACCTACGACCGCTACAAATGCCGGGTAGCAGAAATGCGTCAATCACTGCGGATAATACGTCAGGCGCTCGAGGGCTTGCCACATGGCAGCTATATCTCAAAAGATTACAAGATTGCTCCGCCGCCCAAAATGGAAGCGCTAAAAAACATGGAGCAGTTAATTCATCACTTTAAATTTTGGACAGAGGGCTTTAGTCCGCCGCAGGGTGATGTTTATCATTCGATTGAATCGCCCAAAGGTGAAATTGGCTGTTATATCGTTTCGGATGGCTCGAACAAACCGTACCGAGTGCATTTCAGACCGCCCTCGTTTGTTAATATCTCAGCGTTGAATAAGCTCGTTAAGGGACATATGATGTCTGATTTAATTGCGATTATCGGCACGACCGATATTGTGCTTGGCGAAGTTGATAGGTAG
- a CDS encoding NADH-quinone oxidoreductase subunit B yields the protein MGLEKYLHDGILLTSVEKAVGWARSSSVWPLGFGLACCAIEMMAAFTARYDLARFGMEVMRPSPRQADLIIVSGRLTVKMAPIIKQLYEQMPNPKYVISMGACASCGGIFNNYAVVQGVDRVIPVDIYIPGCPPRPDQLIEGILKLHAKIKKEKLDRS from the coding sequence ATGGGATTAGAAAAGTATCTTCATGACGGCATTCTGCTAACCTCTGTCGAAAAGGCGGTAGGCTGGGCGCGAAGTTCATCTGTTTGGCCGCTGGGGTTCGGGCTGGCATGCTGCGCTATCGAGATGATGGCGGCTTTTACTGCGCGTTACGACCTCGCCCGTTTCGGCATGGAGGTAATGAGACCATCCCCCAGACAAGCAGACCTGATAATAGTATCCGGCCGTCTCACTGTGAAAATGGCGCCTATTATCAAACAATTATATGAGCAGATGCCCAATCCCAAGTATGTTATCTCAATGGGTGCCTGTGCCTCATGTGGCGGGATATTCAATAACTACGCCGTGGTGCAAGGTGTCGATAGAGTCATTCCGGTTGATATTTATATTCCCGGCTGTCCGCCAAGACCGGATCAATTGATTGAGGGAATTCTTAAGCTTCACGCTAAAATTAAAAAGGAAAAACTCGATAGAAGCTGA
- the mtaB gene encoding tRNA (N(6)-L-threonylcarbamoyladenosine(37)-C(2))-methylthiotransferase MtaB: MKNSKSGSDPAAAGEKPDTLLKAAFSAVGCKLNQYEVQAIAEALAPYGFIETPFNTRADLYIINTCTVTGKADYTSRQMVRRALRKNPEAKVIVTGCYAQLEPDAIKELGDIASVVGNASKDTIPEIALKMFDIPYDGAPSCGIITTMSSHSRAFIKIQEGCVEKCTYCIIWRARGRPQSREPEQIINEINNLAENGYHEVVLTGVHIGKYKKRLNLTGLLKAIFKDTDMHHIRLSSLKPNEFNDKLIQLIADEKRLCPHVHLPIQSGDDSVLSRMGRKYKASLVSGLANRLIEARPDMTIGADFIVGFPGESEANFENSVALVRNNPIHRLHVFSYSDRPGTPASEFPDKVAPEDKAKRSRRLRRIGSEKIKKHSQAFVGRTLDVIVEDRQKSGLLTGVSGNYLKVQFPGDEKLRKKHISIKILSVDRDILIGDPGSIGIIE, from the coding sequence ATGAAAAACAGTAAGTCGGGTTCCGACCCCGCCGCGGCGGGGGAGAAACCCGACACTTTGCTAAAAGCCGCTTTCAGCGCTGTAGGATGCAAGCTTAACCAGTACGAGGTGCAGGCAATTGCCGAGGCGCTGGCGCCTTATGGTTTCATCGAAACGCCATTCAACACGCGGGCTGATTTATATATAATCAACACCTGCACGGTTACCGGCAAGGCGGATTATACATCCCGCCAGATGGTGCGCCGCGCCCTGCGAAAAAATCCCGAAGCCAAAGTTATCGTTACCGGCTGTTATGCTCAATTAGAGCCGGATGCCATAAAAGAGCTGGGCGATATTGCCAGCGTTGTCGGCAATGCCAGCAAAGACACAATACCGGAAATCGCGCTGAAGATGTTCGACATCCCTTATGATGGCGCGCCCTCATGCGGCATAATAACCACCATGAGTAGCCATAGCCGGGCGTTTATCAAGATACAGGAGGGCTGTGTCGAGAAATGCACCTACTGCATAATCTGGAGAGCGCGGGGAAGACCTCAATCCAGAGAGCCGGAGCAAATCATAAATGAGATAAACAACCTTGCCGAGAACGGCTATCATGAGGTAGTACTAACTGGCGTTCATATTGGGAAATACAAGAAGCGTCTCAATCTAACGGGATTGCTCAAAGCCATATTTAAGGATACCGATATGCATCATATCCGCCTGTCCTCGCTTAAGCCCAATGAATTCAATGATAAGTTAATTCAGCTTATAGCCGATGAGAAAAGGCTCTGCCCGCATGTTCATCTGCCGATTCAATCGGGGGATGATTCGGTCTTATCGCGAATGGGCAGGAAATATAAAGCGTCATTGGTGAGCGGGCTGGCAAACAGGCTTATAGAAGCGCGCCCGGATATGACAATCGGGGCTGATTTCATAGTCGGCTTTCCCGGCGAATCAGAAGCAAATTTTGAAAACAGTGTTGCGCTTGTCAGGAACAACCCGATACATCGCCTTCATGTCTTCTCATATTCCGACCGTCCCGGCACGCCTGCCTCCGAGTTCCCCGATAAGGTTGCGCCGGAAGATAAAGCGAAACGCAGTCGGCGGCTTCGTCGAATAGGTAGTGAGAAGATTAAAAAACATAGTCAGGCTTTTGTCGGCCGCACGCTTGATGTCATAGTTGAAGACCGTCAAAAATCCGGTCTGCTGACAGGAGTATCCGGCAACTATCTCAAGGTTCAATTCCCCGGCGATGAGAAGCTTCGGAAGAAGCATATCAGCATCAAGATATTATCTGTGGATAGGGATATATTGATAGGTGATCCGGGGTCAATTGGGATTATAGAATAA
- the nuoG gene encoding NADH-quinone oxidoreductase subunit NuoG — MADLVKVTIDGKEIEVEPGTFIIEAARKLGIEIPSLCYDPRLKSVGSCRMCLVEVEKMPRMVASCSMPVMPGMVIHTNNEKVIKARKGVLEFILINHPLDCPTCDKGGECLLQNQVVKYGSDTSRYTEDKIRKIDNPNQKFDDVRLGPEIWMNKNRCIMCFKCVRINRELAGGTDLGIFYRGAFARVDIPSELKYTNEFSGNTVECCPVGALTADSFRYKIRSWLLDKTKSVAWLCPDGSNMFIEHNQGKIYRHTSRQNDNVEVGFLCDKDRFGFDITSHPDRLRLPMADDKGPMAKISYEEAVAIAIHQLTDIKSEEAALLMDTTLTNEEAFCASEFYQYALPSSSIAISSEFDIANEIPATDLGLSIEMKNLEQADMILIAGCDLASEHPIVSLRIKKLITKGMPVYFINNRDMSLGRFDVYNIRASYGKEYEIIDKIIALKSGSDSAGLFDNMKNQLIGDFGRCKNIHILTGADMLANPNRNKYLSSLRKLSESLKAKLSILTAETNYLGVKLCGQQNSTLDGIIRKIEDGKIKTLFIAGGNPVNVYPNRKRITEAFKKLNYLIYWGAFSNDTAKLAGLIIPAALPTENAGSYINIERRLQFMKKPYALPKGMTTLIRLINDMKIDMSGKPCYSAAEAFSKMAEAIPEFKNLKYEYSEGHLFASTDNNKLINNDSQIDIAPPDEFPYTLTFSRSVYYGASGITSKSQTLEKLTPPQTLIMNPDDAQKEGLESGSTVKLETNSANGKFPLSVSGDINAGELVLFGYSEKNPPNEFMTGFNTPVYAKVSKA, encoded by the coding sequence ATGGCTGATTTAGTTAAAGTTACAATCGATGGCAAGGAAATCGAGGTCGAACCGGGTACTTTTATTATTGAAGCTGCCAGAAAGCTGGGCATAGAAATCCCATCATTATGCTATGACCCTCGCCTAAAGTCGGTCGGCTCCTGTCGGATGTGTTTAGTTGAGGTGGAGAAAATGCCCCGAATGGTTGCCTCATGCTCTATGCCTGTTATGCCGGGGATGGTTATTCATACCAACAATGAGAAAGTAATCAAAGCCCGTAAAGGCGTGCTTGAATTTATCCTGATAAACCACCCGCTCGATTGCCCGACCTGTGATAAGGGCGGCGAATGTCTCCTTCAAAATCAGGTTGTCAAATATGGTTCCGATACCAGCAGATACACTGAAGATAAAATCCGCAAGATTGACAACCCTAATCAAAAATTTGATGATGTCCGTTTGGGTCCCGAAATCTGGATGAATAAAAACCGCTGTATTATGTGCTTCAAATGTGTTCGCATCAATCGCGAACTCGCCGGCGGCACAGACCTTGGGATTTTCTATAGAGGCGCTTTTGCCAGAGTTGATATACCATCCGAATTAAAATATACTAACGAATTTTCCGGCAATACGGTTGAGTGCTGCCCGGTTGGCGCCTTAACAGCGGATTCGTTCCGCTATAAGATTCGAAGCTGGCTTTTGGATAAAACCAAGTCCGTAGCCTGGCTTTGCCCGGACGGCAGTAATATGTTTATAGAGCACAATCAGGGCAAGATTTACCGTCACACAAGCAGACAGAACGACAATGTTGAAGTTGGTTTTCTGTGCGATAAAGACCGCTTCGGTTTCGATATAACCTCACACCCTGACAGGTTGAGATTGCCTATGGCCGATGACAAGGGACCGATGGCGAAAATCAGCTATGAGGAAGCGGTTGCGATTGCGATTCACCAATTAACAGATATTAAAAGCGAAGAGGCCGCTTTGTTAATGGATACAACATTAACTAATGAAGAAGCATTCTGTGCCTCAGAGTTTTACCAATACGCTCTACCGAGTTCATCAATTGCTATATCTAGTGAATTTGATATCGCTAATGAAATACCGGCGACTGACCTTGGTTTGTCGATTGAGATGAAAAACCTCGAGCAGGCAGATATGATTCTAATTGCCGGATGCGACTTGGCAAGCGAGCATCCGATTGTCAGCTTGCGGATCAAAAAGCTTATTACCAAAGGAATGCCGGTATATTTTATCAACAATCGAGATATGTCTCTAGGCCGGTTCGATGTATATAACATTCGCGCTTCTTATGGTAAAGAGTATGAGATTATCGATAAAATCATAGCCTTGAAAAGCGGCAGTGATTCTGCCGGTCTTTTCGATAATATGAAAAACCAGCTTATCGGCGATTTTGGAAGATGTAAAAATATCCATATCCTGACCGGCGCAGATATGCTGGCTAATCCAAATAGAAATAAATATTTAAGCTCATTAAGAAAATTAAGCGAATCGCTGAAAGCAAAGCTTTCGATTTTGACAGCCGAGACCAATTATCTCGGTGTCAAACTTTGCGGACAACAAAATTCCACTCTTGATGGCATTATCCGCAAAATAGAAGACGGCAAGATTAAGACGCTGTTTATTGCCGGCGGCAACCCTGTTAATGTTTATCCGAATCGTAAGCGAATTACCGAAGCGTTTAAAAAGCTTAATTATCTGATATACTGGGGCGCTTTCTCGAATGATACAGCCAAACTGGCGGGGTTGATTATCCCTGCAGCTTTGCCGACAGAAAATGCCGGTTCGTATATTAATATAGAGCGCCGTCTGCAATTTATGAAAAAGCCCTACGCTTTGCCCAAAGGGATGACTACCTTAATACGGTTGATTAATGATATGAAGATTGATATGAGCGGAAAGCCCTGTTATTCAGCCGCCGAAGCATTCTCGAAAATGGCGGAAGCTATACCTGAATTTAAAAATCTAAAATATGAATACTCTGAAGGGCATTTGTTTGCATCGACAGATAACAATAAGCTAATCAATAATGACAGCCAGATAGATATTGCGCCGCCTGACGAGTTTCCTTACACACTGACATTTTCCAGAAGCGTTTACTACGGCGCCTCTGGGATAACATCAAAGTCGCAGACGCTTGAAAAACTTACACCGCCGCAAACGCTGATTATGAATCCTGATGACGCTCAAAAAGAAGGACTCGAAAGCGGTTCAACGGTTAAGCTTGAAACCAACTCGGCAAACGGCAAATTCCCACTGTCGGTCAGCGGGGATATTAATGCCGGCGAGCTGGTTCTATTCGGTTATTCTGAGAAAAATCCGCCTAATGAATTTATGACTGGATTTAATACGCCGGTTTATGCTAAGGTATCAAAGGCTTGA
- the ndhC gene encoding NADH-quinone oxidoreductase subunit A, translated as MFETLFPILILAVITTATVIIMLALPEIVAHKTKSLRKTAPYECGLFPKTDARECFPVKYFLVAIDFIIFDIEIVFLYPWAIAYAGMGTYGFLTMGVFLIMMVLSYLYVVYKGGLVWD; from the coding sequence ATGTTTGAAACTCTCTTCCCAATACTAATACTCGCTGTAATAACAACGGCTACCGTAATAATAATGCTTGCCCTGCCGGAAATCGTAGCGCATAAAACCAAAAGCCTGCGAAAAACCGCACCCTACGAATGCGGGCTTTTCCCCAAAACCGATGCCCGCGAATGTTTCCCGGTGAAATATTTCTTAGTCGCCATCGATTTTATTATATTCGATATAGAAATAGTGTTTCTTTACCCTTGGGCAATTGCCTATGCCGGCATGGGAACTTATGGATTTTTAACGATGGGTGTATTTTTAATCATGATGGTATTAAGCTATCTATATGTCGTATATAAAGGCGGGTTGGTATGGGATTAG